In Miscanthus floridulus cultivar M001 chromosome 8, ASM1932011v1, whole genome shotgun sequence, the sequence GTGTCATTTGGGCCGGATGGTTGTGCGTTATTGTGCCGTCCAAATACAACTATCTCCGGCTAAATCAAGGTCCATTTAGCGGTATCTCCAGCTAAATACAACTATATTAGCATCTATGACCACTTAGCGCTAAAACTAAAAGTTGATTCTCCTAGCTGTTGTCTTCCCTAGCAGCGCTATCTCCGTTATAGCTGCAGCTACAGTCAGAGATTTTAAACCTTGACTTGTAGTAGGACATGCTTTTACCTTGTTCGATAGCAGATGTGCATACACGATGAATGGATTGTTCATGCTTGTTTATGTCATATGTTGTATGTGGTGTATCATTTCCGATTAAAGCATGTCCTAAAATGACTAAATATTCAACATTTATCTGGAGGTTTTATTATCACCCTCATGAAATAAATTATTTTATGAATGTGTTTGTAATTcttatgaaaaaaaaattatcctCATAAAATCTTGATTTTCTGATAGTGGTTTTAAATGAATGGCTAATGTGGGCACCTATTTTTGGGTTAAGAAATGTGGAAGGCAAGACACATGATCGCGCATTTGATGACTCGCAACGCATACAGCTTTAGATTTAGGGGCCAGATCATGACATGAGTGGTATAACGTCAATGAAAGGTTTTGCAGCTCTATACAGTAATCGATGTTTACTGGAGAAGAATATAGATTCTATTTATGTTGGGCTTCAGACTCCCGTTGTAAATCTAATATTTGGCATCCGCTGGAGTGAGAAGGGTGTGAGGGATTATAGTCTGATGAGGAATTTAATAAGAGATATATGAGAGTATGGGATGGATGCACGGGGGAGAGGGGACAAAAGAAATTTGTTGCTTTTTATATCATTATAGATATGGGCAACTTTGCAGATTTCCTTCCGTTCTTAAACTGTTATTCGGCTCTCGAGGAAGAGCAGACTACGGCATATACTATGAAAAACAAAccgcctgttcggttggctgggcTGGTGCTGGCCAGCCCACTCACATTGGCGCTGTTCACATGAACAGTGTATtttagtcagaatagtatttttctcttacaacaattcagtcggaacagtattttatcTTATTTTTCAGGCCAACCGTCACCTCTCTCCAAACCTCTTTCCTGATGTTTCCCTCTATTAATTGAGCTATTTTCGTTAGTCTTTTTTACGATTTATTTTCGTTAGTCTATAGAGCAATCATGCACTGCATCTATTCTCATCTGTACTTCTGGCACCTGTGCCATCCGTTCCCTGAGAACCTATTCTCGAGCCCACTTTTCACTTAGgcctcaacaaaaaaaaaaggaaaagtttTTGACCTTAGGGTGTCCAAAATATGGTAAAAAAAATGATGATGAGCACAAGTTGATCTTTGTCGTGCCGTCATGGACCCATGTAAATGGATCatgaataatttttttttataatatcGAATTGATCTGTCAAaaatttctttattttcttagaaAAAGGATAATATTCCTCTATTATATGAATGGATTTGTTTACACACGTTTGCGAGTCTaccagagcatctccaagagactcttTATATCTTCCCTGATTTAccggaatagagattttggtggaaaAATATCCTCCGACATCCTCTTCAATTGGATATCCAAATATAGATATCCTCCATTCCGTATTTTTGCTAGCCAAAGATAGAGAGCGAGGATGGCTCTCTAGACtgcgcacaagatatagaaaaattgttggaggatacaaatatatagaaaacattttttactcaaatgactctccaaatgatgatttagagagtagattttagaaaggctcttgaagatgctctaaagGCAACTTGTATTTAACAAGTTATCTTTTGTGCAGCTCCAACAATttcagagcatctccaagagtctttccAAAATTTACTTTATAAATTATTATTTGAAGAGTCATTTGAGTAAAAATAGTTTTATATATCTTTGTACACTCCAATAGTTTTCTAAATCTCGTGGGCACTTTTTTTGTGATAGTATCTTGTGCGCACTTTAGAGAGCCATCTTAGATAAGTCTACGAAGAGGGATTTTTCCACTGAGGGTACTAAGATCATTTTTCATGAGCTGTAAAAAGGCTCATAAAACTATTTGGGCTTTGAGACTTCTTGTCTTAATTATGTAGCTTGATTATGGCGTCCCTAGTTTCTTTTTGTGCTTCTGCGTGGATGTGTCCTTTTGTACCGACAACAGGACGGCCTGATGTGCGAGAAACAAAGCAGCAGCTTCGGTGCATTTTGAGGATTAACTAAAAAAACATTGCAGTGCAACGACTAGAGCATTGAACTGCAAATCAAGTATCTTCTTGCTTGCAGCTCCGATACAATTCGTTGGAGAAGAAAACTAAAAGACAGTACAGTGCAACAGGCGTTTCTCGATCGCGGTTCTGATTCGGATTATCAGATAGCCGGAGAGATCACAGAATCTTCCCTGACAATCTGATAGAGAGTTGCTTCGATCGGTCAGCACGACCAGCAGAAGGGATTGTGCGCCTTGAGGTCTTCCACGATGCCGGCGATGGACCCCGCCGCGGCAGCAACGGACACAACAAGGCACCCGGCGCTGAGCCCCTGCAAGAGCATCCACCGCCTGCTCCCCCGCGGCACCCGGCGCTGCGCGATGTACATCTCCACGGGGAAGTAGACGGTGAGCGGCCAGAACCCCAGCGCGCCGATGAGTCCCACGACGGAGCCGAAGAAGGGCAGCAGCATGGCCACTGCCGTGGTGACGCACACGTACGCCGTGCGCCACGCGAGCCGGATGGGGCTCACGGTGAACGCCATGGCTCCCCCCACCCTGACGTCCCTGGCACGGACCAGCGCGCTGCCAGGCCacgccgcggcggcgcggcgctcgACGTAGGCGAAGACGGGCTGCGACATGACCTGGTAGGTGCCCACCAGGTGCACCACCACGAAGGCGTTCGCCACGTCCAGCAGCCAGAAGGGCTCGTAGAAGCCGAACCCCGTCAGCAGGTTGTCGGGGGCCTCGCCGCCGAACGCCGCGTACCCGACGCAGCCGCACAGCAGGTAGATCACCATCGTCACCGCCACGCTCACCGCCGTCGCCTTCTTCATCACTTTGGcctccgacggcggcggcgactttATCGTGTCCTGGATCTCGAGCAGGATAAGAGAGAAACCGTACGCGAACGCGATGTTCCCAAACGCCTGCAGGCTGCGCCACACCTTCTGCATCAGCGtcacgccggcgccggcgccgatgACGCCGGCGAGGCTCCCCTTTGGTCCTCGGTGTACTGCAATTACATTCATGCGGAAGGAAGTCAGTAGTTAACAAAGGTAGCAATTTTGTCTCTTCTGATTTCGACGTGTCAGGACGTGCGTGCACGGATCGGAAGAACGCGTACCTACAATCTGGGCAACACCAAGGCAGATGCCGATGGTGGAGTAGGAGAAGGACATGATGGCGGCGACGGTGGACAGCCACCATACCTTGTCCAGGTCGGGGATCTGCGAGAAGACGATCTGCATCACGCCGAAGATGGCGATGTACGGGCTGGTGGAGGCGTGGCAGGGGTCCTCGTGCCCTCGGTAGTGGAAGCACCCCGCCCTCCTGATCGCCCTGCTCATGCATGTAACCAAGAACTTGCTGACGATGGAAATGGGATACGCCAATATATGATGCGGTTTGATTTTGGTCACCACCACTTACTGCATGCTGACGGAGGCAGCAATGGAGACGCCGATGCCGATGCCGAAGAGGTTGGATAGCTGGATGACGCCGCAGAGCCTCTCCTTGAAGTCGCCCAGGGTGGCGCGGACGGCGTCGATGTAGGTGCGGTTGCGCGGGCCGAACACGGGGTCGCCGGAGCGGTAGCACTCGGCGAGGAGCGTGGAGGTGTAGCAGATGACGGCGCCGAAGAGCACCATCGCGGCGGGGCCGCCCACCCACCCGAGCTGCCCGACGCCCCACGCCAGCGAGAGCACGCCGGAGCCGATCACCGCCGTGATGATGTGCGCGCTGGCTGTCCACAGCGTGCCCGTGCGGAGCGGCCGCCCGTCGTCGTCCACGAGCGGCGGCTTGTGCGGCGGCCCCGACGACAGCTCCGCCGTGCTGCGACgactttgttggacatggttGCCGTTGCCGGCGGCGCCATGGTCCACCTCCATGCGGGCCGTGAGTGTGGAGCGGCGCCGCGCTAACGTTGAGCTAGCGTATCTATCTATGAGCTTGTTGAAGCTTATAGAGATTTGACTTGACAGTAGTGAGTATTTATGGAGCACAAAAGTGAGGTCATGCTTATTTATTTAACAAAATCAATTGCGCTGCTTCCTACCAATCTACCGGTGTCACTACATCTGTACTCCCTCTGTCGAGTTGGTCAAACCTtttaaaatttaactaaatttataaaaaaaattagcaatatttgtatcatcaaataaatttattataaaaatagattcaaaaatatatccaatgatattaattatgtattataaatattaatattttaatatattTTTAGTCAATGTTGAGTATGTTTGATCTTTTGGAAAATGAGAACGACAGATAAAAAGAGACGGAACCAAACCTTAAACTTGATAGCATCGAGAATTAAAGCTTGTAAGGCAATAGAAATTTGATTTGGCCGTGTGAGTATTTATGAAGCGACAAAACTCAAAAGTAGGGTCTTGCTTATTTAACAAAATTATAATTGCTTCCCACCAACCTCGTCGTACGGTATCGCCGCTTTCTTGCTGTATACTGCTAAATGTGCCACCAAATActatcgccctgttcgtttgaccACGGTTGACAAGAATGACTAGTAATAATGGTGAGAGATTAGTCATGCGTGCGTGTATACAGCTATACATACCAACTACATAACAACTACAAATTAACTTTTAACAGGTACTAAATCTACCAACTACAACAACATATAAGCAATTCAAGAACAATTCTAGAATTGTAACGAGCTAGGGTATAACATTCTCCCAACCTTAAAGGTTGATGCTTTTAGCAGCTCACTACATAAATAGGTGGTTGATGCCTAGAACCACTCCACGTGATATAGTTGTACGTGCCACTCTTATAATGCAACACATATAGTGTCTCTCTTATACTTTTATTctcgcttcgtgtaaaaggaTTAACTCAATTTTGCTATATATATCGTGCAATAAGGATTATATGCTAGCCTTCACTCACCTAAACTTTCAAGGTCATATGAAACCCACCAACTCCATCTACATATATGCCAACTACACAAGTACTTCATGCTTCTAACAAGTAGGGTACTACGAGGAACATTTGTTTGTCGTGACAAAATATGAAACAAcgagaaaataaaaataaatcctTAAAGGTGGTCCATGAAACACCACTAGTTAATTACCGTTACTACATCTCTTTTTTATGAAATATTAGGTTTTGAGAAAGTATGTAAAGGACCATTGATTTCTGTTGCAAGATGCTATTAGTTACAAGAAAATAATTCACATAAGATTGCAATATTACTAAAAAGACATGTCAAATAATTCTATTGATGCATCTTTTGTGCACTAAATTTACATTTATTTCGAGTAATTCTAATCAAATTTAAATTGTTGACCTTTTCAAATACTAAGACATCCtacattttgaaaaaaaaaaaggaacgaCAATGAACCCGCGCATTTTAAAGTGCTAATCGTTGAGCGGCACATCTGGATTGCAAATTGAATAGGTCGTCGTTTTTAAGATGCAGTCTAAGCTTtggacacatgcaagcatgccttTTAGAAGTGGACTGATGAAACTCAGACTGCCCTCTGAGATTTACAGTATGTGCTTAAGCGAGAACTTACAGCAAACTAGCCTTCGTTTCTAGTCTTGCAATGAATACTTGGCAATAAGGATACAAGTGGTTTGTCTACGGATCCTCGTAAATATATACTTGGCAATCTCACCAGCATTCCAGATTTACAGGTTAATTGTTTCGGCAGTTCCAATTCAACGATCACAGCGTTTGTCACAATCACAACGCTGccagaagaaagaagagaagtgAAGGGAAGAAGTGAATAAcgacagggggggggggggggggggggggggggggttggtagGACCTAAGGTTGGGTTTGGTAGGAATCCTGATTCTTGGGAAACGTTTCAAATCTAAATtctctaaataaatatataaatattaaaCCACTACAAGAATTGTGTTGATCTTTGATAGTTGTTTTTTTACTGAACCAGACATGGGTTCTTTTGAAGCCCACCTTGGGCCTAGATTCTGTGACGAAATTTATGTACCGTCACTGTTGATATCTAAAATTCGTCACAGTGTGCCTCTTTGCCACATTTGATGCCACTGTGGCATGCTGACTTGGCCATGGAGCCATTCGTTGGTTTTCTCTGTCATCAGACAATTATGCGCCAATGGAGAATTGAACTTGTGACCTCTTGATTCCAATGCCACACACAAGACCACTACAATATTGTGCTCTTATATGTTAGAATCTAGATTAGTTTTGTTTTATTCATAATTTTATTTACTTCGAATTGTTAAACAAAGCGGAATGGaaaaaatgattaaaataaaagttataaatctcgattagttctacaactttgttgttaacgatgttttcatttgaaattagtTACTATCCAAAATTCTTTTTAAAGTTCTCGTATTTAGAAATTTAAATTTCGAATTACACAAACGAATTcggatgaaaaaatgaccaaaacaaaagttgtagatctcgatgagtccTTCAACTTTTTTGTTTActactttttcatttgaagtcatttagtatCCTCAAATTCTGTTTGAAgttcttatattttgaaattcaaatttcaaattgtcTAAGCAATGTCGGATGGAGAAACGATCAAaacagaagttgtagatctccatgagttctacaactttgatgttgatgaatttttcatttgaaatcatttactacctAAAATTTTTGTTTGAAGTtgttagattttgaaattcaaattttcaaattgttCAAACTATCTTAtatggagaaacgaccaaaatgaaagttgtagatctcggtgagttcgacaactttgtagttgactacTTTTTCATTTAAGATAATTTACTATACCAAAATTCCGTTCGAAtttcttatattttgaaattcaaatattgaattactcaaaaaaagtcagatggagaaatgaccaaaatagaagttgtgGATCttaatgagttctacaacttttatgctcACGACTTTGTAAGTTGAAAGCATATACTCTCTCAATATGTTGTTTCAAGTTGCtaattttttaaattcaaattttgattttttttcaaacaaaatcacataaaagatgaccaaaataacttaatagagcatgattttagaaaaattagaaaaaaaataatcacatttgaagttagcacgtgggagaaagactagttacaagtttgaGCCAAAGGCTAAAACTTGTCAGTGgcctttctccctcgtactaacatCAAATGTGAtgaatttttttctaaaatttctaaaatcatgctctatcaatttaatGTGTGCTTACAGCTATTATTTTGGTTATATTTTTATGTGGCTTTGTTTGAACAATTgaatatttgaatttcaaaaaataacaacttcaaataaTATTTTCAATAAGTAAATGATTTTAGCTTAAAAattcataaacataaaagttgtagaactcatcaagatctacaacttttattttagtcatttcttcatcAGACAAATTGCTATTATACATTGTcacaaatttacatatctctcataTAGTTTACGAAACTATACGAGAGATATGTTAATTTAGTGAACAATGTATACTACCACTTTACCATATGAAgcaataatcaaaataaaagttgtagatctcgatgggttctataactttgttgttgatgactttttagCTGAAAATCATTGAGTATTtgaaaatgttgtttgaagttgtcatattttgaaattcaaattgaaattgttcaaacaaagtcatatgaaaaaatgatcaaaataaaagtggtACATCTTGATGCgttatacaactttgttgttgacaatttttccatttgaaatcatttactactcAGAAAATTCTATTTAAatttctcatattttgaaattcaaattttatatagtTCAATAAAACTCGGATggaaaaatgaccaaaacaaaagtggtAGATCTCGATGGGTTCTACAACTTTTCACATGAGTTTATTTAGTATCCTGAAATTTAATtcgaagttctcatattttgaaattaaaTTTTTTAATTTGTTGGGCTTTTCAGgctttgttggtat encodes:
- the LOC136471815 gene encoding amino acid permease 3-like; this encodes MEVDHGAAGNGNHVQQSRRSTAELSSGPPHKPPLVDDDGRPLRTGTLWTASAHIITAVIGSGVLSLAWGVGQLGWVGGPAAMVLFGAVICYTSTLLAECYRSGDPVFGPRNRTYIDAVRATLGDFKERLCGVIQLSNLFGIGIGVSIAASVSMQAIRRAGCFHYRGHEDPCHASTSPYIAIFGVMQIVFSQIPDLDKVWWLSTVAAIMSFSYSTIGICLGVAQIVVHRGPKGSLAGVIGAGAGVTLMQKVWRSLQAFGNIAFAYGFSLILLEIQDTIKSPPPSEAKVMKKATAVSVAVTMVIYLLCGCVGYAAFGGEAPDNLLTGFGFYEPFWLLDVANAFVVVHLVGTYQVMSQPVFAYVERRAAAAWPGSALVRARDVRVGGAMAFTVSPIRLAWRTAYVCVTTAVAMLLPFFGSVVGLIGALGFWPLTVYFPVEMYIAQRRVPRGSRRWMLLQGLSAGCLVVSVAAAAGSIAGIVEDLKAHNPFCWSC